Proteins from one Mesorhizobium sp. M9A.F.Ca.ET.002.03.1.2 genomic window:
- a CDS encoding ComF family protein — protein MADPMPEIKRIEIRSTVRTALGWPARLLFPPVCAGCRRHVSQPGVLCGACWPKLRLLERPWCPVMGTPFIHHMGEGFLSAEAIADPPPFERARAAVAYSGVARQMVQGLKYQDRTDLAPWMARWMLRAGAELIAEADVVVPVPLHWRRFFRRQFNQSAELARAVSQLGGLPFAPSAVRRVKLTRQQVGLERREREENVRAAFRVPEEAEIEIAGRRVLLIDDVYTTGATVRAVAKALKRGGAGAVDVLTFARVLPGDFRPDESATI, from the coding sequence GTGGCCGATCCGATGCCAGAGATCAAGCGTATTGAGATCAGGAGTACCGTCCGAACGGCATTGGGCTGGCCGGCGCGCCTCCTGTTTCCGCCGGTTTGCGCCGGCTGCCGGCGGCATGTCTCGCAGCCCGGCGTGCTGTGCGGCGCCTGCTGGCCGAAGCTCAGGCTTCTGGAACGGCCATGGTGCCCGGTGATGGGCACGCCGTTCATCCACCACATGGGCGAGGGGTTCCTGTCGGCCGAGGCGATCGCCGACCCGCCGCCCTTCGAGCGCGCGCGGGCCGCGGTCGCTTACTCCGGCGTCGCCCGCCAGATGGTGCAAGGCTTGAAATACCAGGATCGCACCGACCTGGCGCCGTGGATGGCGCGCTGGATGCTGCGCGCCGGTGCCGAACTGATCGCGGAGGCCGATGTGGTCGTGCCGGTGCCGCTGCACTGGCGGCGTTTTTTCAGGCGCCAGTTCAACCAGTCGGCGGAACTGGCAAGAGCGGTTTCGCAGCTTGGCGGCCTGCCTTTCGCACCCTCCGCGGTCAGGCGTGTCAAACTCACCCGTCAGCAGGTTGGGCTGGAGCGGCGGGAACGCGAGGAGAATGTGCGTGCCGCATTCAGAGTGCCCGAGGAGGCCGAGATCGAGATCGCCGGCCGCCGGGTGCTCTTGATCGACGATGTCTATACCACCGGCGCCACTGTCCGCGCGGTCGCCAAGGCGCTGAAGAGGGGCGGCGCCGGGGCGGTCGACGTGCTGACCTTTGCGCGTGTTCTGCCAGGGGACTTTCGGCCCGACGAGTCCGCGACTATATAG
- a CDS encoding methyltransferase domain-containing protein, which produces MQPIVDTSLWLAHKRRALAYPTAGADFLMRRAAEDLAERLGAVERKFDRAAVLFCQTPAVSDVLATSGKVADIVRVEADAAFLDDGTGGGAAGLVAPLETVPFEPESLNLAVSLLSLQAMNDIPGMLVQIRRALKPDGLFLGAFAGAGTLSELRESLLAAETELYGGASPRVIPFTDVRDAGALLQRAGLALPVADVETVTVRYGSLFGLMADLRAMGETSALVDRSRRPATRKLFARAAEIYAERFSDADGRVRASFPIVWMSGWAPDASQQKPLKPGSAKISLKTILENPGR; this is translated from the coding sequence TTGCAGCCCATCGTCGATACATCTCTCTGGCTCGCGCACAAGCGCCGGGCTCTCGCCTACCCGACTGCCGGCGCGGATTTCCTGATGCGGCGGGCGGCCGAGGATCTTGCCGAGCGGCTGGGCGCCGTCGAACGCAAATTCGATAGAGCGGCCGTGCTGTTTTGCCAGACGCCGGCGGTGTCCGACGTGCTCGCGACAAGCGGCAAGGTGGCGGACATCGTGCGCGTCGAGGCGGACGCTGCGTTCCTGGACGATGGAACGGGGGGCGGTGCCGCGGGATTGGTGGCGCCGCTGGAGACCGTGCCGTTCGAGCCGGAAAGCCTCAACCTCGCCGTCTCTCTTTTGTCCCTTCAGGCAATGAACGATATTCCCGGCATGCTGGTGCAGATCCGCCGCGCGCTGAAGCCCGATGGTCTTTTCCTCGGCGCTTTTGCCGGCGCCGGTACGCTTTCCGAGCTGCGCGAAAGCCTGCTCGCCGCCGAGACCGAGCTTTACGGCGGCGCCAGCCCCCGCGTCATCCCGTTCACCGACGTGCGCGACGCCGGCGCGCTTTTGCAACGCGCCGGCCTGGCCCTGCCGGTCGCCGATGTCGAGACGGTTACTGTGCGGTACGGAAGCCTGTTCGGCCTGATGGCGGATCTGCGGGCGATGGGCGAGACCAGTGCGCTCGTCGACCGCAGCAGGCGACCGGCTACACGAAAGCTGTTTGCCCGCGCCGCCGAAATCTACGCCGAGCGGTTTTCGGACGCCGATGGTCGCGTCAGGGCGAGTTTCCCGATCGTCTGGATGTCGGGCTGGGCGCCCGACGCCTCGCAGCAAAAACCGTTGAAACCGGGCTCGGCGAAGATCTCGCTGAAGACGATACTGGAAAATCCCGGGCGTTGA
- a CDS encoding Flp family type IVb pilin, translated as MKTLLQRFLEDETGATAIEYGLIVAVLSLTIIGGASQAFDAIKWLFSDTNSRLVDAFATTPQP; from the coding sequence ATGAAGACATTGCTGCAACGATTTCTGGAAGACGAAACCGGCGCGACGGCCATCGAATACGGGCTGATCGTGGCCGTGCTGTCGCTTACCATCATAGGCGGCGCCAGCCAGGCGTTCGACGCCATCAAGTGGCTGTTCAGCGACACCAACAGCAGGCTGGTGGACGCTTTCGCGACCACCCCCCAACCATAA
- a CDS encoding GNAT family N-acetyltransferase produces MALVSRHPASVLAIVRRYEAAGFRAWPAAAVHYDGTWVVRLTAGHPAKRLNSVNPLDPGDVQHIAERIGRASRRFDAYGRPLTFRVSPLSGSVLSKHLDSEGWSSFAESLVMRLPLADAQLDAAMDQIPLKDISRFIGAALKVSGSDVSLRPGLSEIIGAIQPEAGLFALEEGTEPLATLICVHDGDLAGLFEIATDRSVRNQGHGRHLILSALKWARLRGAREAWLQVEADNAPALALYRSLGFDEVYRYHYRRPPGA; encoded by the coding sequence ATGGCGTTGGTTTCCAGACATCCGGCAAGCGTGCTTGCCATCGTGCGCCGCTACGAGGCGGCCGGTTTTCGCGCCTGGCCGGCGGCGGCGGTCCATTATGACGGCACCTGGGTGGTGCGGCTGACGGCGGGCCATCCGGCCAAGCGGTTGAATTCGGTCAATCCGCTCGATCCGGGCGACGTCCAGCACATTGCCGAGCGCATCGGGCGCGCCAGCCGCCGTTTCGACGCCTATGGCCGGCCGCTGACCTTCCGCGTTTCGCCGCTGTCGGGCTCCGTGCTTTCAAAGCATCTCGACAGCGAGGGCTGGAGCAGCTTCGCCGAATCGTTGGTCATGCGGCTGCCGCTGGCGGATGCCCAGCTCGACGCCGCCATGGACCAGATTCCGCTGAAGGACATCAGCCGCTTCATCGGTGCGGCGCTCAAGGTGAGCGGCTCGGACGTGTCGCTGCGGCCGGGCCTGTCGGAGATCATCGGCGCCATCCAGCCGGAAGCCGGGCTGTTCGCGCTCGAAGAGGGCACGGAACCGCTGGCGACGCTGATCTGCGTCCATGATGGCGATCTCGCAGGGCTGTTCGAGATCGCCACCGACAGATCGGTGCGCAACCAGGGCCATGGCCGCCACCTCATCCTGTCGGCGCTGAAATGGGCGCGGCTGCGCGGCGCCCGGGAAGCCTGGCTGCAGGTCGAGGCCGACAATGCGCCGGCGCTGGCGCTTTATCGCTCGCTCGGGTTCGACGAAGTCTATCGTTACCACTATCGCCGGCCGCCCGGCGCATGA